Proteins found in one Brachypodium distachyon strain Bd21 chromosome 5, Brachypodium_distachyon_v3.0, whole genome shotgun sequence genomic segment:
- the LOC100833954 gene encoding gamma-glutamylcyclotransferase 2-3 isoform X2 — MVMWVFGYGSLVWNPGFAYDARLVGFVRDYRRVFYQGSTDHRGTPEFPGRTVTLEHQPGATCWGVAYKISREEDKQTALEYLEVREKQYDEKVYLDLYTDSSPKTPAVQNMMVYLATTNKEANVNYLGPASLEEMAKQIYLAVGPTGPNKEYLFKLEDALNKIGVVDEHVQDLANAVREYSSTMLS, encoded by the exons atgGTGATGTGGGTGTTCGGCTACGGGTCCCTGGTGTGGAACCCGGGGTTCGCCTACGACGCCCGCCTCGTCGGTTTCGTCAGGGACTACCGGCGCGTCTTCTACCAGG GTAGCACGGATCACAGGGGCACGCCGGAGTTCCCCGGGAGGACCGTCACACTCGAGCACCAGCCCGGAGCGACATGC TGGGGAGTTGCTTATAAAATTTCAAGGGAGGAAGACAAGCAGACAGCCCTGGAG TATCTAGAAGTAAGAGAGAAGCAATATGATGAGAAGGTTTACCTTGACTTGTATACG GATTCTTCCCCCAAAACACCTGCAGTCCAAAATATGATGGT GTACTTAGCCACGACAAATAAGGAGGCCAACGTAAACTATCTGGGTCCTGCTTCGTTGGAAGAAATGGCCAA GCAAATCTACCTTGCTGTAGGACCAACTGGACCAAACAAAGAGTATCTGTTCAAACTCGAGGATGCGTTAAACAAAATAG GGGTTGTGGATGAACATGTTCAGGACTTGGCGAATGCTGTGCGCGAGTATTCAAGCACCATGTTATCTTAA
- the LOC100833954 gene encoding gamma-glutamylcyclotransferase 2-3 isoform X1: MVMWVFGYGSLVWNPGFAYDARLVGFVRDYRRVFYQGSTDHRGTPEFPGRTVTLEHQPGATCWGVAYKISREEDKQTALEYLEVREKQYDEKVYLDLYTDSSPKTPAVQNMMVYLATTNKEANVNYLGPASLEEMAKQIYLAVGPTGPNKEYLFKLEDALNKIVLCSWQGLWMNMFRTWRMLCASIQAPCYLNKRSHSLLLVRW; encoded by the exons atgGTGATGTGGGTGTTCGGCTACGGGTCCCTGGTGTGGAACCCGGGGTTCGCCTACGACGCCCGCCTCGTCGGTTTCGTCAGGGACTACCGGCGCGTCTTCTACCAGG GTAGCACGGATCACAGGGGCACGCCGGAGTTCCCCGGGAGGACCGTCACACTCGAGCACCAGCCCGGAGCGACATGC TGGGGAGTTGCTTATAAAATTTCAAGGGAGGAAGACAAGCAGACAGCCCTGGAG TATCTAGAAGTAAGAGAGAAGCAATATGATGAGAAGGTTTACCTTGACTTGTATACG GATTCTTCCCCCAAAACACCTGCAGTCCAAAATATGATGGT GTACTTAGCCACGACAAATAAGGAGGCCAACGTAAACTATCTGGGTCCTGCTTCGTTGGAAGAAATGGCCAA GCAAATCTACCTTGCTGTAGGACCAACTGGACCAAACAAAGAGTATCTGTTCAAACTCGAGGATGCGTTAAACAAAATAG TTTTATGTTCATGGCAGGGGTTGTGGATGAACATGTTCAGGACTTGGCGAATGCTGTGCGCGAGTATTCAAGCACCATGTTATCTTAATAAAAGATCCCATTCCCTCCTTCTCGTTCGGTGGTGA
- the LOC100837351 gene encoding F-box protein FBW2: MSRPIPKSGGRFPGGGGQQWKGKRARPDGGWRERAPVVKWSHAEAMKKKPKVGGEAAVAGDGGGWSREVEEAEKEGLDGRSCGIGGFGMSWSEVSMKKAHTATGVGENEWCLPEEERTKASPCDGVKGGGGGEVGVDADEEEMYGWRWSEAVSPEILALVLRGRLAADDIARGAVAVCRAWRDATAAPDMWGDVDIEAWCRRVNCRVRADAAVRRLVARAQGTLRRLSAYRVGDASLAYVATSGKLLNVLQVPMSEISDQAVEKYAECLPALRGLDISNCLKITSKGMEALGRNCKSLVQLKRNMPPQGNNAAPGVVEDEALAVANTMPMLKQLELAYGLFSDVGLGAILTKCPLLQTLNILGSLNVRLEGDIEENFCALESFRDPWEPEYIECLSSGGDGNYDDSESDD; encoded by the exons ATGAGTCGTCCGATACCCAAATCCGGTGGACGATTtcccggaggaggagggcagcAGTGGAAGGGGAAGAGGGCGAGACCGGACGGCGgttggagagagagagcgcccgTGGTGAAATGGTCGCACGCGGAGGCGATGAAGAAGAAGCCTAAAGTTGGTGGCGAAGCGGCCGTCgctggagatggaggagggtGGTCgagggaggtggaggaggcggaaaAGGAGGGTCTTGATGGGCGAAGCTGCGGAATAGGAGGGTTTGGAATGAGCTGGTCGGAGGTGTCGATGAAGAAGGCGCATACGGCCACCGGCGTGGGAGAGAACGAGTGGTGTttgccggaggaggagaggacgaAAGCGAGTCCTTGCGATGGAGTGAaagggggcggaggaggagaggtgggagtcgacgcggacgaggaggagatgtACGGGTGGAGGTGGTCGGAGGCGGTCAGCCCGGAGATACTGGCGCTGGTGCTGCGGGGAAGGCTCGCCGCAGATGACATTGCGCGCGGCGCGGTGGCGGTGTGCAGGGCGTGGAGGGACGCTACTGCGGCGCCGGACATGTGGGGGGACGTGGACATCGAGGCATGGTGCCGCCGCGTCAACTGCCGCGTCAGGGCCGACGCCGCTGTGCGCCGCCTTGTCGCCCGAGCGCAAGGCACGCTTCGACGGCTCTCCGCCTACCGCGTCGGGGACGCCTCGCTTGCCTACGTCGCCACCTC TGGGAAGTTGCTTAATGTTCTCCAAGTCCCAATGAGCGAGATTTCTGATCAAGCTGTGGAGAAGTATGCGGAATGCCTTCCTGCGCTAAGAGGTTTGGACATTAGTAACTGCCTGAAAATCACGTCGAAAGGCATGGAAGCTTTAGGTCGAAACTGCAAGTCACTTGTTCAGCTGAAGAGGAACATGCCTCCTCAAGGCAACAATGCAGCACCTGGCGTGGTTGAAGACGAGGCTTTGGCAGTCGCAAATACCATGCCTATGCTCAAACAACTTGAGCTTGCATATGGTTTATTCAGTGATGTTGGCCTTGGTGCTATCCTCACCAAATGTCCCCTGCTGCAGACACTCAACATACTTGGGAGCTTGAATGTCAGGCTTGAAGGTGACATTGAGGAGAACTTCTGCGCCCTCGAGTCATTCAGGGATCCATGGGAGCCGGAGTACATTGAATGCTTGAGCAGTGGAGGTGATGGCAATTATGATGACAGTGAAAGCGATGATTGA
- the LOC100836733 gene encoding aspartic proteinase nepenthesin-1 produces MEPRRLLLLVSMAIVLAAASSHPAAGLLDGLRVPLTHVDAHGNYTKLQLLRRAARRSHHRMSRLVARTATGSVKAAAAPDLQVPVHAGNGEFLMDMSIGTPALAYAAIVDTGSDLVWTQCKPCVECFNQSTPVFDPSSSSTYSTLPCSSSLCSDLPTSTCTSAAKDCGYTYTYGDASSTQGVLAAETFTLAKTKLPGVAFGCGDTNEGDGFTQGAGLVGLGRGPLSLVSQLGLGKFSYCLTSLDDTSKSPLLLGSLAAISTDTASAAAIQTTPLIKNPSQPSFYYVTLKALTVGSTRIPLPGSAFAVQDDGTGGVIVDSGTSITYLELQGYRPLKKAFAAQMKLPVADGSAVGLDLCFKAPASGVDDVEVPKLVLHFDGGADLDLPAENYMVLDSASGALCLTVMGSRGLSIIGNFQQQNIQFVYDVDKDTLSFAPVQCAKL; encoded by the coding sequence ATGGAGCCGCGCCGATTGCTTCTACTGGTGTCCATGGCGAtcgtcctcgccgcggcaTCATCCCACCCTGCAGCAGGGCTCCTCGACGGCCTGCGCGTGCCCCTGACGCACGTGGACGCGCACGGAAACTACACgaagctgcagctgctgcggcgggcggcgaggcggagccACCACCGCATGTCCCGGCTCGTCGCGCGGACGGCCACCGGCTCGGTCAAGGCAGCAGCCGCGCCCGACCTGCAGGTGCCCGTGCACGCGGGGAACGGCGAGTTCCTGATGGACATGTCCATCGGCACGCCGGCGCTGGCGTACGCGGCCATCGTGGACACGGGCAGCGACCTGGTGTGGACGCAGTGCAAGCCCTGCGTGGAGTGCTTCAACCAGAGCACGCCCGTGTTCGACccttcctcgtcctccacctACTCCACGCTCCCGTGCTCCAGCTCGTTATGCAGCGACCTGCCCACCTCGACGTGCACGTCGGCGGCCAAAGACTGCGGCTACACGTACACCTACGGCGACGCCTCGTCGACGCAGGGCGTGCTGGCGGCCGAGACCTTCACGCTGGCCAAGACGAAGCTCCCGGGGGTCGCCTTCGGGTGCGGCGACACGAACGAGGGCGACGGGTTCACGCAGGGGGCCGGGCTCGTGGGCCTGGGCCGCGGCCCGCTGTCCCTCGTCTCCCAGCTCGGCCTCGGCAAGTTCTCCTACTGCCTCACCTCCCTCGACGACACCAGCAAGAGCCCGCTCCTCCTGGGCTCCCTCGCCGCCATCTCCACCGACACGGCGTCAGCGGCAGCGATCCAGACGACCCCGCTGATCAAGAACCCGAGCCAGCCGTCCTTCTACTACGTGACGCTCAAGGCGCTCACGGTGGGCAGCACGCGGATCCCGCTCCCGGGGTCGGCGTTCGCGGTGCAGGACGACGGCACGGGTGGCGTGATCGTGGACTCGGGGACGTCCATCACGTACCTGGAGCTGCAGGGGTACAGGCCGCTGAAGAAGGCGTTCGCGGCGCAGATGAAGCTCCCCGTGGCCGACGGGTCGGCCGTCGGGCTCGACCTCTGCTTCAAGGCGCCCGCGTCCGGGGTGGACGACGTGGAGGTGCCGAAGCTCGTGCTGCActtcgacggcggcgccgacctGGACCTGCCGGCGGAGAACTACATGGTGCTCGACTCGGCCTCCGGCGCGCTCTGCCTCACGGTCATGGGGTCCCGGGGCCTGTCCATCATCGGCAACTTCCAGCAGCAGAACATCCAGTTCGTGTACGATGTTGACAAGGACACGCTGTCCTTTGCGCCCGTGCAGTGCGCCAAGTTGTGA
- the LOC100833642 gene encoding aspartyl protease 37, which translates to MEAMPLLFLFLLVLPAHYCLPVPRQSYHLDIARVDASDTESLNLTDHELLRRAIQRSRDRLASIAPRLLPTSSRNKVVVAEAPVLSAGGEYLVKLGLGTPQHCFTAAIDTASDLIWTQCQPCVKCYKQLDPVFNPVASTSYAVVPCNSDTCDELDTHRCARDGDSDDEDACQYTYSYGGNATTRGILAVDRLAIGDDVFRGVVFGCSSSSVGGPPPQVSGVVGLGRGALSLVSQLSVRRFMYCLPPPVSRSAGRLVLGADAAATVRNASERVVVPMSTGSRYPSYYYLNLDGISIGDRAMSFRSRNRMNATTPGTAAGAPASPVSGSGDGDGSGTGPDAYGMIIDIASTITFLEESLYEEMVDDLEEEIRLPRGSGSDLGLDLCFILPEGVPMSRVYAPPVSLAFEGVWLRLDKEQMFVEDRASGMMCLMVGKTDGVSILGNYQQQNMQVMYNLRRGRITFIKTACESVR; encoded by the coding sequence ATGGAAGCCATGCCGCTTctgttcctcttcctcctcgtcctcccggCGCACTACTGCCTGCCGGTGCCGCGGCAGTCCTACCACCTGGACATCGCCCGCGTCGACGCCTCGGACACCGAGAGCCTGAACCTGACCGACCACGAGCTCCTCCGGCGTGCCATCCAGCGCAGCCGCGACCGGCTCGCCAGCATCGCGCCACGGCTGCTGCCCACGTCGTCCCGGAACAAGGTGGTTGTGGCGGAGGCCCCCGTGCtgtcggccggcggcgagtaCCTGGTGAAGCTGGGCCTCGGGACGCCGCAGCACTGCTTCACGGCGGCCATCGACACGGCCAGCGACCTCATCTGGACGCAGTGCCAGCCGTGCGTCAAGTGCTACAAGCAGCTGGACCCGGTGTTCAACCCCGTGGCGTCCACCTCCTACGCCGTGGTGCCCTGCAACAGCGACACCTGCGACGAGCTGGACACGCACCGGTGCGCGCGCGACGGCgacagcgacgacgaggacgcgTGCCAGTACACCTACAGCTACGGCGGGAACGCCACGACCAGGGGCATCCTGGCCGTCGACAGGCTCGCCATCGGGGACGACGTGTTCCGGGGCGTCGTCTTCGGGTGCAGCAGCTCCAGCGTCGGCGGGCCCCCGCCGCAGGTGTCCGGGGTCGTGGGCCTCGGCCGCGGGGCGCTCTCGCTGGTGTCCCAGCTCTCGGTTCGGAGGTTCATGTACTGCCTGCCCCCGCCCGTGTCCAGGAGCGCCGGGAGGCTCGTCCTGGGCGCGGACGCCGCGGCCACAGTCCGCAACGCGTCGGAGCGGGTCGTGGTGCCCATGTCCACCGGCTCCCGCTACCCATCCTACTACTACCTCAACCTCGACGGGATCTCCATCGGCGACAGGGCCATGTCATTCAGGAGCAGGAACAGGATGAACGCGACGACGCCCGGTACAGCAGCCGgggcgccggcgtcgcccGTGTCCGGGTCCGGGGACGGCGACGGGAGTGGCACGGGGCCGGACGCGTACGGGATGATCATCGACATTGCGTCCACCATCACGTTCCTGGAGGAGTCGCTGTATGAGGAGATGGTGGACGacctggaggaggagatcaggCTGCCGCGAGGGTCCGGGTCCGACCTGGGGCTGGACCTCTGCTTCATCCTGCCGGAAGGGGTGCCCATGAGCCGCGTCTACGCGCCGCCCGTGTCGCTGGCGTTCGAGGGGGTGTGGCTCAGGCTGGACAAGGAGCAGATGTTCGTGGAGGACAGGGCCAGTGGGATGATGTGCCTCATGGTGGGCAAGACGGACGGGGTCTCCATCCTCGGCAACTACCAGCAGCAGAACATGCAGGTCATGTACAACCTCCGCCGCGGCAGGATCACCTTCATCAAGACCGCTTGCGAATCCGTGCGGTAG
- the LOC100834867 gene encoding mitochondrial phosphate carrier protein 3, mitochondrial, with protein MAVSESSRNALLPSFLYAVPAAATSPFSSAAGVAGSGLVVPSSAAVATRPAVWARAPSEPSGKIEMYSPAFYAACTAGGIASCGLTHMTVTPLDLVKCNMQIDPAKYKSISSGFGVLLKEQGARGFFRGWVPTLIGYSGQGACKFGFYEFFKKYYSDIAGPEYAAKYKTLIYLAGSASAEVIADIALCPMEAVKVRVQTQPGFARGLSDGLPKFVKAEGYAGLYKGIVPLWGRQIPYTMMKFASFETIVEMIYKYAIPAPKSECSKSLQLGVSFAGGYVAGVFCAIVSHPADNLVSFLNNAQGGTVGDAVKKLGLWGLFTRGLPLRIVMIGTLTGAQWGIYDAFKVMVGLPTTGGAAPPPAAAGEQLKA; from the exons ATGGCCGTCTCCGAGAGCTCGCGCAACGCGCTGCTACCCAGCTTCCTTTACGCGGTCCCCGCCGCAGCCACCTCCCctttctcctccgccgctggcGTGGCAGGGAGCGGGCTCGTCGTGCCGTCttcagcggcggtggcgacgaggCCGGCGGTCTGGGCGCGGGCGCCGAGCGAACCGTCCGGCAAGATCGAGATGTACTCGCCGGCGTTCTACGCGGCGTGCACGGCCGGAGGCATCGCCAGCTGTGGCCTCACGCACATGACTGTCACGCCGCTCGACCTCGTGAAGTGCAACATGCAG ATTGATCCAGCCAAGTATAAGAGCATCTCTTCTGGTTTTGGTGTTCTCTTGAAAGAGCAAGGAGCAAGAGGATTCTTTAGAGGCTGGGTGCCTACCTTGATTGGTTACAGTGGTCAAGGCGCGTGCAAATTCGGTTTCTATGAGTTCTTCAAGAAGTACTACTCGGATATTGCTGGACCTGAGTATGCAGCCAAGTACAAGACTTTGATCTATCTTGCCGGTTCTGCTTCGGCTGAAGTAATTGCAGATATTGCCCTCTGCCCTATGGAGGCTGTGAAGGTCCGTGTGCAGACACAGCCTGGCTTTGCCAGAGGTTTATCTGATGGGCTCCCTAAGTTTGTGAAGGCTGAAGGCTATGCTGG ATTGTATAAGGGAATTGTTCCGCTCTGGGGTCGACAAATCCCAT ACACTATGATGAAGTTTGCCTCCTTTGAGACTATTGTTGAGATGATCTACAAGTATGCCATTCCTGCCCCCAAGAGTGAATGTAGCAAGTCTCTCCAGCTTGGAGTGAGCTTTGCAGGAGGTTACGTTGCTGGAGTGTTCTGCGCAATAGTTTCGCACCCAGCTGACAACCTTGTTTCATTTCTCAACAATGCTCAGGGCGGAACCGTCGGAGAT GCAGTGAAGAAGCTTGGTTTGTGGGGGCTCTTTACACGTGGACTCCCTTTGCGTATCGTGATGATTGGTACTCTCACCGGAGCCCAGTGGGGTATCTACGATGCTTTTAAAGTCATGGTTGGACT GCCAACTACTGGTGGAGCTGCTCcaccacctgctgctgctggagagCAGCTGAAGGCCTGA